The DNA sequence GCGGCCGCCATCGCGCCCATCCCGGCGCCGATCACCGCAATCCGTGCCATGCCAGGGACCTTATCGGCCGCCACCGACAGTCCGTGCCCGAGTACCCGCGCCCCCGCCGGGGGGACCAGGCGGCGGCGGGCGCGGGTGGGCGCGGGTGCGCAGGCCTGAGTACCGGTACCTAGTCACCGAGATGAGTACGCGCGCGGAGGGGAGCCGGCCCGCGCGAACGGGAGAGTGGAGACCACGGAGAGGGGCACGGCCCCGGAACCGGCGACACGGGGCGCCGGAACGGGACGGGCCCGCGATCCGCTCCTTCCGTCGGCGCCGTCGGCGGGAGCGAGGCACGGGGGAACCCGGGGGACGACCGCAACGGGGGTTGTGGGGGGACGTACGGGGGAGCACGGAAGGCGCCGGTCCGACCGGTGGCCCGCGGGGGACGCGGCCACCGCCGGACCGGCGCTCTTCGCCGTGCCGCGGGCTCAGGGGCGGCCGCTGACCCGTCCCTGGAGCAGCCGGGAGAGCGCCGCGTGGACCTCGTCCAGGGAGCGCTCCGGCTGGAAGGACTGCCAGTCCAGCGCGGCCACCAGCACCATGCCGACCAGGGCCGCCGCCGTCAGCGGGACGTCGATCTCCTCGCTGAACTCGCCGGTCGCCACGCCCTCGCGCAGCACCCCCTCGACCACCGCCACGGCCTGCTGGCGCACCACCATCAGCGTGGACTGCCAGGCCCGGTTGGTGCGCCACAGCTCGGCCACGTACAGCTGGGTGAAGGCCGGGTAGCGGTCGATGAAGACGAGCCCCGCGCGGATCATCGCGTCCAGGGCGTCGACCTTGCCGCCGCCCTCCCCGGCCGTCCTCTCGGCGGCCTCCCGCAGCGAGGCGGTCAGCAGACCGACCCCGTGCCGCAGCAGCTCCTCGAAGAGGACGGACTTGCTCGCGAAGTTGTAGTAGACGGTGCCCTTCGCGACTCCCGCCCGCTCGGCGATCTCGTCCACGGTGGTGGCGGAGAAGCCCTGCTCGGCGATGAGGGTGACGGCCGCCTCGTAGAGCTTCTGCCGGGTGGCCTC is a window from the Streptomyces capillispiralis genome containing:
- a CDS encoding TetR/AcrR family transcriptional regulator — encoded protein: MERSSTTPGGSARREATRQKLYEAAVTLIAEQGFSATTVDEIAERAGVAKGTVYYNFASKSVLFEELLRHGVGLLTASLREAAERTAGEGGGKVDALDAMIRAGLVFIDRYPAFTQLYVAELWRTNRAWQSTLMVVRQQAVAVVEGVLREGVATGEFSEEIDVPLTAAALVGMVLVAALDWQSFQPERSLDEVHAALSRLLQGRVSGRP